The following proteins are encoded in a genomic region of Haloarcula marina:
- a CDS encoding cytochrome b produces MSLERKDEHDHKGWMESRELSPLESIYLTALIWLDKRLRVVDYLEILEDLYYKVNMQMPKSHTEQYNLDNKFWYWYPLYALGSFSTIAYVVAAISGALLGFYYAPAAAAADGSPTVAYDSVLLIMGQLNLGYFLRSVHRWAAQVMVAAVFLHMLRVYFTGAYKEPRELNWLIGIILISLTLVFGYTGYLLPWSQLSFWAGQIGVEMSLSIPLIGEWVAQLMFGGFTLSQSTLQRMYILHVFFLPFITTALIAVHIGIVWMQGIAEPH; encoded by the coding sequence ATGAGTCTCGAACGCAAAGACGAACACGACCACAAAGGCTGGATGGAATCGCGCGAGCTATCGCCGCTCGAATCGATTTATCTGACCGCGCTCATCTGGCTCGATAAGCGCCTGCGCGTCGTTGACTACCTCGAAATCCTCGAGGACCTCTACTACAAGGTCAACATGCAGATGCCGAAGAGCCACACCGAGCAGTACAACCTCGACAACAAGTTCTGGTACTGGTACCCGCTGTACGCGCTCGGGTCGTTCTCGACCATCGCGTACGTCGTGGCCGCCATCTCCGGCGCGCTACTCGGCTTCTACTACGCGCCCGCGGCGGCCGCCGCCGACGGGTCGCCGACCGTCGCGTACGACTCGGTGCTGCTCATCATGGGCCAGTTGAACCTCGGCTACTTCCTGCGGTCGGTCCACCGCTGGGCCGCGCAGGTCATGGTCGCGGCGGTGTTCCTCCACATGCTCCGCGTCTACTTCACGGGCGCGTACAAGGAGCCCCGCGAACTCAACTGGCTCATCGGCATCATCCTCATCTCCCTGACGCTGGTGTTCGGGTACACCGGTTACCTGCTCCCGTGGAGCCAGCTATCGTTCTGGGCCGGACAGATAGGCGTCGAGATGTCGCTTTCCATCCCGCTCATCGGCGAATGGGTGGCACAACTGATGTTCGGCGGGTTCACACTCTCGCAGTCCACGCTGCAACGGATGTACATCCTGCACGTGTTCTTCCTGCCGTTCATCACGACGGCGCTCATCGCCGTCCACATCGGCATCGTCTGGATGCAGGGCATCGCGGAACCACACTGA
- a CDS encoding DUF7315 family membrane protein gives MTEDQSATEDDPDLTGVRSAEGSRDVVVPLRVYKTVTVFSTLIAVFSVVGGFILVDVATDRASAPASEIDVPVAIGGVGLILLGTVVYAFSTRFRTEEMGKSKDDANEHSDNG, from the coding sequence ATGACCGAGGACCAATCCGCCACGGAGGACGACCCGGACCTCACTGGCGTGCGGAGCGCCGAGGGGTCGCGTGACGTGGTCGTGCCGCTACGGGTCTACAAGACGGTCACGGTGTTCTCGACGCTCATCGCGGTGTTCAGCGTCGTCGGCGGGTTCATCCTCGTCGACGTCGCCACCGACCGCGCCTCCGCCCCAGCGTCGGAGATAGACGTGCCGGTGGCTATCGGCGGCGTCGGCCTCATCCTGTTGGGGACCGTCGTCTACGCCTTCTCGACGCGATTTCGCACCGAGGAGATGGGAAAGTCTAAAGACGACGCTAACGAACACTCAGATAATGGCTGA
- a CDS encoding universal stress protein, which translates to MYDRILFPTDGSPGAEAALDQTIELASLCDATVHVLYVADSENEASHLVMSDDDTGFSGMVKPDDVERESGMTEKGRGGMQRLEAAGEELVEAAAAAFADREIETVTEVRRGNPYRTILDYAEEADADLIVMPTHGRRGIDRFLLGSVTEKVVRTAEIPVLTVRLGDDEQA; encoded by the coding sequence ATGTACGACCGAATCCTCTTTCCGACGGACGGCAGCCCCGGCGCGGAAGCGGCCCTCGACCAGACTATCGAACTGGCGTCGCTGTGCGATGCGACGGTCCACGTCCTCTACGTCGCCGACAGCGAAAACGAGGCGTCGCATCTGGTGATGTCCGACGACGACACCGGCTTTTCCGGGATGGTGAAGCCCGACGATGTCGAACGCGAGTCGGGAATGACCGAGAAGGGACGCGGCGGGATGCAACGGCTGGAGGCGGCTGGCGAGGAACTCGTCGAGGCCGCCGCCGCGGCGTTCGCCGACCGCGAAATCGAGACGGTCACGGAGGTCCGTCGCGGGAACCCCTACCGGACCATCCTCGACTACGCCGAGGAGGCCGACGCCGACCTCATCGTGATGCCGACGCACGGGCGACGCGGTATCGACCGCTTCCTGCTGGGAAGCGTCACCGAGAAGGTGGTCCGAACGGCCGAGATACCGGTCCTGACGGTCCGTCTCGGCGACGACGAACAGGCGTAG
- a CDS encoding DUF7313 family protein, whose protein sequence is MQPSVTLFGPLDTIMGSTAPGDVLVIEYILFVLVVANFGTRLLAHRRQTAQYADGGADEISRHPAHLASNVLLVVTSLYYMTLAHHGGMVMSVLVLGMVITDFFEFESRKVEARSDLALERPKGAVTAAMVVLLYASYQSLFWLIKAPWQAIV, encoded by the coding sequence ATGCAGCCATCCGTAACCCTCTTCGGGCCACTGGACACCATTATGGGGAGTACGGCTCCCGGGGACGTGCTCGTTATCGAGTATATCCTCTTCGTGCTGGTGGTTGCCAACTTCGGGACGCGCCTGTTGGCCCACAGACGACAGACTGCGCAGTACGCCGACGGCGGCGCGGACGAAATCAGTCGGCATCCGGCCCACCTCGCAAGTAACGTCTTGCTGGTCGTCACGTCGTTGTACTACATGACGCTCGCTCACCACGGCGGCATGGTCATGTCCGTTCTCGTCCTCGGGATGGTCATCACCGACTTCTTCGAGTTCGAGTCGCGAAAAGTCGAAGCCCGCAGTGACCTCGCGCTCGAACGCCCGAAGGGCGCGGTCACCGCGGCGATGGTCGTCCTGCTGTACGCGAGCTATCAGAGCCTTTTCTGGCTCATCAAGGCTCCGTGGCAGGCCATCGTCTGA
- a CDS encoding ubiquinol-cytochrome c reductase iron-sulfur subunit, with the protein MPLDEDKYPAETGRRRFVKGVVGSAALSSVGVGGAAAVDATTDAAGEGGGTTTFVGVENTDGPAPRGMPIIPIEINGGEISGLWPEFDPEAGVAIAPDFGGSGIDYSSAWFQYCGIQSSPGIYPQAERTNTFLNSPGSFAWQGEVERGAPLTVDMFDDYQEWGNGIGRSGLGKPASANWRAGDEDSGVPIQILRSVEIEKMANGEGQYGDLPNNIQNFISEATQDGFIAWLNKCTHFCCVPGFKTQEGSVNFGAEDRIYCQCHQSVYNPFSPVQKQFVALPRPPQA; encoded by the coding sequence ATGCCACTAGACGAAGACAAGTATCCAGCCGAGACAGGTCGTCGGCGCTTCGTAAAGGGAGTCGTCGGCAGCGCCGCGCTCTCCAGCGTCGGAGTCGGCGGTGCCGCGGCCGTCGACGCAACGACTGACGCCGCCGGAGAAGGCGGCGGGACGACTACGTTCGTCGGCGTCGAGAACACCGACGGTCCAGCACCGCGTGGGATGCCCATCATCCCCATCGAAATCAACGGCGGCGAGATATCCGGCCTCTGGCCGGAGTTCGACCCCGAAGCGGGCGTCGCAATCGCGCCGGACTTCGGCGGCAGCGGAATCGACTACTCCTCCGCGTGGTTCCAGTACTGCGGTATTCAGAGTTCGCCCGGTATCTACCCGCAGGCCGAGCGAACGAACACGTTCCTGAACAGTCCGGGGTCGTTCGCGTGGCAGGGAGAGGTGGAGCGAGGCGCACCGCTCACCGTCGACATGTTCGACGACTACCAAGAGTGGGGCAACGGTATCGGACGGTCCGGCCTCGGGAAACCCGCGAGCGCCAACTGGCGCGCGGGCGACGAGGACAGTGGCGTTCCGATACAGATTCTCCGATCCGTCGAAATCGAGAAGATGGCAAACGGGGAGGGCCAGTACGGTGACCTGCCCAACAACATCCAGAACTTCATCTCGGAAGCGACCCAAGACGGGTTCATCGCGTGGCTGAACAAGTGTACGCACTTCTGCTGTGTCCCGGGCTTCAAGACGCAGGAGGGGAGCGTGAACTTCGGCGCAGAGGACAGAATTTACTGTCAGTGCCACCAATCCGTGTACAACCCGTTCAGTCCCGTCCAGAAACAGTTCGTGGCACTGCCACGCCCCCCACAGGCATAG
- a CDS encoding halocyanin domain-containing protein: MNRREFVRTAGGAAGAAATLGAAGTTAAQEEGGGGGETAPDYGGYLDQVGNFGGPTSTVDATGQDTVTVEVGVNANGGAYGFGPAAVHVDNGATVQWEWTGEGGGHNVKSTGDGPIDSGSAVANAGVNYEHTFEEDGVYTYFCAPHEGLQMKGAIVVGEDYATQTIGGGGPQEVDPHYAGVPIQPHYVGFGAGLAVVIPLVFTFFQLKYGESPHTSGGNN; the protein is encoded by the coding sequence ATGAACAGGCGGGAGTTCGTCCGGACCGCAGGAGGTGCCGCAGGTGCTGCGGCCACCCTCGGAGCCGCCGGGACAACCGCTGCCCAGGAAGAGGGCGGCGGCGGCGGCGAAACTGCACCGGACTACGGCGGCTATCTCGATCAAGTCGGGAACTTCGGCGGCCCGACGAGCACTGTCGACGCCACCGGACAGGACACCGTGACGGTCGAAGTCGGTGTCAACGCGAACGGCGGCGCCTACGGATTCGGCCCCGCGGCCGTCCACGTCGACAACGGCGCGACTGTCCAGTGGGAGTGGACCGGCGAGGGCGGCGGCCACAACGTCAAATCGACCGGCGATGGCCCGATCGATTCGGGTAGCGCAGTCGCGAACGCTGGCGTCAACTACGAGCACACCTTCGAGGAGGACGGCGTCTACACGTACTTCTGTGCCCCCCACGAGGGTCTCCAGATGAAGGGCGCAATCGTCGTCGGCGAGGACTACGCCACCCAGACAATCGGTGGCGGCGGACCGCAAGAGGTGGACCCCCACTACGCGGGCGTCCCGATTCAGCCCCACTACGTCGGCTTCGGCGCGGGGCTTGCGGTGGTCATCCCCCTCGTCTTCACGTTCTTCCAACTGAAGTACGGCGAATCGCCCCACACTAGCGGAGGGAACAACTGA
- a CDS encoding DUF7319 domain-containing protein has translation MADPSEEQQDTDATETLADQTVDGDGDADEQSVAALREQVEEKYDFDNFGPTDMAEMTPEEWDAAFDADTWITGDELLDRVTKDLRNRVSSRDVFARIERHHTPPHVLAYSDEGYAIVRPDGSVEGEGTVLRDVKPTVALCSMDSYDVPESVPDNPLPEPDEVPEGGGELGNRMLQVIAGAQLLAGLALLGGGVLAVAGVVGGPGVNIVALFVAGLAFVGIALVLFFTVANARLSDKFRAEEYRDRLRAVGLEDGERPDFVPELDPQNGGHETETNETDEVGA, from the coding sequence ATGGCCGACCCGTCTGAGGAACAGCAGGACACCGACGCGACGGAGACGCTGGCCGACCAGACAGTCGACGGCGATGGTGACGCCGACGAGCAGTCCGTCGCGGCGCTCCGCGAACAAGTCGAGGAGAAGTACGACTTCGACAACTTCGGGCCGACGGACATGGCCGAGATGACTCCCGAGGAGTGGGACGCGGCCTTCGACGCCGACACGTGGATTACCGGCGACGAGTTGCTGGACCGGGTCACGAAGGACCTCCGAAATCGGGTGTCCAGTCGGGACGTGTTCGCCCGCATCGAACGCCACCACACGCCGCCGCACGTCCTCGCATACTCCGACGAGGGATACGCCATCGTCCGCCCCGACGGAAGCGTGGAGGGCGAGGGCACCGTCCTCCGGGACGTGAAGCCGACGGTGGCGCTGTGCTCGATGGACTCCTACGACGTGCCCGAGAGCGTACCCGACAACCCGCTCCCGGAACCGGACGAGGTCCCGGAGGGCGGCGGCGAACTCGGCAACCGGATGTTGCAGGTCATCGCGGGCGCGCAACTGCTCGCTGGCCTCGCGCTGTTGGGTGGCGGCGTCCTGGCCGTCGCGGGCGTCGTCGGCGGTCCCGGAGTCAACATCGTGGCGCTGTTCGTCGCCGGACTCGCGTTCGTCGGCATCGCGCTGGTGCTCTTTTTCACCGTCGCGAACGCCCGCCTCTCCGATAAATTCCGCGCCGAGGAGTACCGGGACCGACTCCGCGCTGTCGGCCTGGAAGACGGCGAACGGCCCGACTTCGTCCCCGAACTCGACCCCCAGAACGGAGGGCACGAGACGGAGACCAACGAAACCGACGAAGTCGGTGCGTGA
- a CDS encoding cytochrome bc complex cytochrome b subunit → MSDNETNDDVRTDGSGGGIVAPDDETPTWSERKQRSQGLSRLTYEYFERARREDQDLRQESDYVERDVLAFPAWPHEMIRNLALTSFFVGMILFLSAALPPEMPNAANSGVTPAIILPDWYLYWSFGLLKLGPLNPDLSILGGQKLMADRTYGVLANVVVVGFVAIVPFLNKGSARRPVEQPFWAAVGMAGVIFSLTIAALSIKNLIPMDSHLLFDLTFLVPIVAGTITYAVLKTMREGYMFDLNRRYYRLRPPK, encoded by the coding sequence ATGAGCGACAACGAAACCAACGACGACGTTCGCACAGACGGCTCGGGCGGTGGCATCGTCGCGCCTGACGACGAGACCCCCACGTGGTCCGAGCGCAAACAGCGGTCGCAGGGCCTCTCGCGGCTCACCTACGAGTACTTCGAGCGTGCCCGCCGCGAGGACCAGGACCTCCGACAGGAGTCCGACTACGTCGAACGCGACGTGCTGGCGTTCCCGGCGTGGCCCCACGAGATGATTCGGAACCTCGCGCTGACGAGTTTCTTCGTCGGCATGATTCTGTTCCTCTCGGCGGCGCTCCCGCCGGAGATGCCCAACGCGGCGAACTCCGGCGTGACCCCCGCCATCATCCTGCCCGACTGGTACCTCTACTGGTCGTTCGGCCTGCTCAAACTCGGGCCGCTGAACCCGGACCTGTCCATCCTCGGCGGACAGAAACTGATGGCCGACCGGACCTACGGCGTGCTGGCGAACGTGGTCGTCGTCGGCTTCGTCGCTATCGTCCCCTTCCTCAACAAGGGGTCGGCGCGCCGCCCCGTCGAGCAGCCCTTCTGGGCCGCCGTCGGGATGGCTGGCGTCATCTTCAGCCTGACCATCGCCGCGCTGTCCATCAAGAACCTCATCCCGATGGACTCGCACCTGCTGTTCGACCTGACGTTCCTCGTCCCCATCGTCGCGGGCACCATCACCTACGCGGTGCTGAAGACGATGCGCGAGGGCTACATGTTCGACCTCAACCGCCGGTACTACCGACTCCGCCCGCCGAAGTAA
- a CDS encoding DUF7318 family protein, translating into MASEGSTYGDIHRYEPPRESTAAAMGIVLLTVIQVALVGLFTYGMLTGWASGIGTTLTVRLIEANMFLGGVLTVIFLDLAFIMLLYRKEFLPDVMIVKKRRRKWEDLYIRQEDVDGASLADEEQLVDTIKRAVYPYYKK; encoded by the coding sequence ATGGCGTCCGAAGGCTCCACCTACGGCGACATCCACCGGTACGAACCGCCGCGCGAGAGCACGGCCGCCGCGATGGGTATCGTCCTGCTGACGGTCATTCAGGTCGCCCTCGTCGGCCTGTTCACCTACGGGATGCTCACCGGATGGGCGTCCGGTATCGGGACGACGCTGACGGTTCGACTCATCGAGGCCAACATGTTCCTCGGCGGCGTCCTGACCGTCATCTTCCTCGACTTGGCGTTCATCATGCTGCTGTACCGCAAGGAGTTCCTCCCGGACGTGATGATCGTCAAGAAGCGCCGTCGCAAGTGGGAGGACCTCTACATCCGGCAGGAGGACGTCGACGGGGCCTCTCTCGCCGACGAGGAACAGTTGGTCGACACGATCAAACGCGCAGTCTACCCCTACTACAAGAAGTAA
- a CDS encoding DUF7321 family protein translates to MVSESVVASVALVSVTLSFPCFVYGAYYIIETEPVTWDVLVHHLKFVVTGLALTTVPMVFWMAPRLPDQLGGLSAVHAYLGLQAYALLLFGGTGIVRIFRAKREHDLYNDYDEDLLLDEIGGEQMSHWRSRLRIGVFGYVIFWMLAYVVGAARYVLRYLV, encoded by the coding sequence ATGGTGTCCGAGAGCGTCGTCGCGAGCGTCGCGCTGGTGTCGGTGACACTCAGTTTCCCGTGTTTCGTCTACGGCGCGTACTACATCATCGAGACGGAACCGGTCACGTGGGACGTGTTGGTGCACCACCTGAAGTTCGTGGTGACCGGCCTCGCGCTGACGACGGTTCCGATGGTGTTCTGGATGGCCCCGCGACTCCCGGACCAACTGGGCGGCCTGTCGGCGGTCCACGCGTACCTCGGTCTGCAAGCGTACGCGCTGTTGCTGTTCGGCGGGACCGGCATCGTCCGCATCTTTCGGGCCAAGCGCGAACACGACCTGTACAACGACTACGACGAGGACCTCTTGCTCGACGAAATCGGCGGCGAGCAGATGAGCCACTGGCGCTCCCGCCTCCGCATCGGCGTCTTCGGCTACGTCATCTTCTGGATGCTCGCGTACGTCGTCGGCGCGGCGCGCTACGTCCTCCGTTACCTCGTCTGA
- a CDS encoding DUF7314 family protein has protein sequence MADEFIKGFGALMVGGLGWMTIAGWYRTPSFEGAQLIGEVTVEEPTLFDSIALALMDVFFWFAIFGALTFWVLIPLLEELREYLDERSA, from the coding sequence ATGGCTGACGAGTTCATCAAAGGGTTCGGCGCGCTGATGGTCGGCGGACTCGGCTGGATGACTATCGCGGGCTGGTACCGCACACCGAGCTTCGAGGGAGCACAGCTCATCGGCGAGGTGACCGTCGAGGAGCCCACCCTGTTCGACAGCATCGCACTGGCCCTGATGGACGTGTTCTTCTGGTTCGCCATCTTCGGGGCCCTGACGTTCTGGGTCCTCATTCCGCTGCTCGAAGAACTGCGCGAGTACCTCGACGAGCGGTCGGCGTAA
- a CDS encoding ATP-NAD kinase: MSNTVGVVGDAGVAEAVRDAGYSVVRGTPEDVPTADSVVAVGSDAVRAVATADGDSLVLPVDAGRGVRSVSRAAVGDAVDALDDATVERHPVLSVTVAGEPTGMAVWDVTVVTADAAHISEYAIQTPTDAVGKFRADGVTVATPAGSPGYARRIGGPILAPSDAVGVVAPVAPFATSPDHWVLPIDALSLSVERDEATVALFVDGTRRGTVDCGDAVSLALSGTARVAVVGASRSRFD, encoded by the coding sequence GTAACACGGTGGGCGTCGTCGGCGACGCCGGTGTCGCCGAGGCGGTTCGGGACGCTGGCTACTCGGTCGTTCGGGGGACCCCTGAGGACGTGCCGACCGCCGACAGCGTCGTCGCTGTCGGAAGCGACGCGGTGCGTGCCGTCGCCACGGCCGACGGCGATTCGCTCGTCCTCCCGGTCGACGCTGGTCGGGGCGTCCGCTCCGTTTCTCGGGCGGCCGTCGGGGACGCCGTGGACGCGCTCGACGACGCGACGGTGGAACGACACCCCGTGCTGTCGGTCACGGTCGCCGGAGAGCCAACCGGCATGGCCGTGTGGGATGTGACGGTCGTCACGGCCGACGCCGCCCACATCTCGGAGTACGCCATCCAGACGCCGACCGACGCCGTGGGCAAGTTCCGGGCCGACGGCGTCACGGTCGCGACGCCCGCCGGGTCACCCGGCTACGCCCGCCGCATCGGCGGGCCGATTCTCGCACCGTCGGACGCCGTCGGCGTCGTCGCACCCGTCGCGCCGTTCGCGACCAGTCCCGACCACTGGGTCCTCCCGATCGACGCCCTCTCGCTGTCGGTCGAGCGCGACGAGGCCACCGTCGCGCTGTTCGTCGACGGGACGCGACGGGGAACTGTCGACTGCGGGGACGCAGTGTCGCTCGCGCTGTCCGGCACCGCGCGAGTCGCGGTCGTCGGTGCGAGCCGCTCGCGCTTCGACTGA